From one Candidatus Neomarinimicrobiota bacterium genomic stretch:
- a CDS encoding NADH-quinone oxidoreductase subunit A: MLWDLGSVLMFMITSLLIIGFTLLLAKAVRRDNPTEEKLTTYECGEEPIGNPWIQFNIRFYVVALIFLIFEVEIVFLYPWATVFKEMGMFTFVEMMIFIGILLVGYAYAWVKGDLSWVLPNPKYTSDFDTSDIPRFKKPAVRKSRKLEAVE; this comes from the coding sequence ATGCTTTGGGATTTAGGTAGTGTTTTGATGTTTATGATCACTTCTTTGTTGATCATAGGTTTCACTCTTCTCTTGGCAAAAGCAGTCCGGCGGGATAATCCTACAGAAGAAAAACTGACCACATATGAATGCGGAGAGGAACCTATAGGGAATCCGTGGATACAGTTCAATATCCGATTTTACGTTGTGGCGCTGATTTTTTTGATATTCGAGGTTGAAATTGTATTCCTGTATCCGTGGGCGACCGTCTTTAAGGAGATGGGAATGTTTACGTTCGTAGAAATGATGATCTTTATAGGTATTCTGCTTGTGGGGTATGCGTATGCGTGGGTAAAGGGTGACCTGAGCTGGGTCCTGCCGAATCCGAAGTACACTTCCGACTTCGACACCTCGGATATCCCGAGATTCAAAAAACCGGCAGTGAGAAAATCACGGAAATTGGAAGCTGTCGAATAA
- a CDS encoding ABC transporter ATP-binding protein has product MSENALEIRNLKKDYDSKPALKGIDLTIKKGEFYGFLGPNGAGKTTTINIITGLTNKTSGSVSVFGKDVVKDYREARRLVGLSPQEPNLDFFFPAETVLNLQGGYFGMKSHERKARTEELLEYFDLVDHRKLPFRKLSGGLKRRLLIARAMMHKPKFLILDEPTAGVDVELRRKIWNSMKELRNNGTTILLTTHYIEEAEALCDKIAIINHGEIIRDGDKNDLMDEIHYQVIEVTPSSPVEEIPEVLKEYECRKTKSRTLVFCLDKKKQSMSGLLKALADSNIEIEDLKTESGRLEDLFLRLTGSTAAAG; this is encoded by the coding sequence TTGTCAGAGAACGCTCTCGAGATACGGAACCTTAAAAAAGATTACGATTCAAAGCCTGCACTCAAGGGGATTGACCTCACTATAAAAAAGGGTGAGTTTTACGGATTTCTCGGACCGAACGGCGCCGGAAAGACGACCACAATCAACATCATCACCGGACTGACGAATAAAACCTCCGGAAGCGTCAGCGTTTTCGGGAAAGACGTCGTAAAGGATTACCGCGAAGCCCGAAGGCTGGTCGGGCTTTCTCCGCAGGAGCCTAACCTCGATTTTTTCTTCCCGGCCGAAACCGTCCTGAATTTGCAGGGTGGTTACTTCGGAATGAAATCGCATGAAAGGAAAGCGAGGACTGAAGAGCTGTTAGAATATTTCGACCTTGTAGATCACAGGAAGCTGCCCTTCCGAAAACTCAGCGGCGGTCTTAAGCGGCGGTTACTGATAGCACGGGCAATGATGCACAAACCGAAATTCTTGATACTCGATGAACCGACAGCGGGAGTTGACGTGGAACTCAGAAGGAAGATATGGAACTCGATGAAAGAATTGAGGAATAACGGTACTACGATTCTACTAACGACTCATTACATAGAAGAAGCGGAAGCATTATGCGACAAGATCGCAATTATAAATCATGGAGAGATCATCCGCGACGGGGATAAGAATGATTTGATGGATGAAATCCATTATCAGGTGATAGAAGTAACCCCTTCATCGCCTGTCGAAGAGATACCTGAAGTGTTAAAGGAGTATGAATGCAGGAAAACAAAGAGCAGAACGTTGGTGTTCTGTCTGGACAAGAAGAAACAATCGATGTCGGGATTACTGAAAGCATTAGCCGACTCGAACATAGAGATCGAAGACCTGAAGACGGAGTCGGGAAGGTTGGAGGACCTTTTTCTCAGACTGACGGGGAGTACAGCAGCAGCCGGCTGA
- a CDS encoding ABC transporter permease, which produces MTYLQYIFPGLMMMGVINSAYMNTSSSLFMSKFQGNIADILTSPLSYFEMVTAMVLGGMIRGLIVGVITMLTGLMLMDINIENYFLVGFFMLFVSTIFAQLGLITGLIAEKFEHLGIFQTYMITPLVYLGGVFYSTSMLPPFWAKASLFNPILYMVNGLRYGMLGIGDINLNTAMITVVVSSIVLGAINLYMFKIGYKLRT; this is translated from the coding sequence GTGACTTACCTCCAATATATATTCCCGGGGCTTATGATGATGGGAGTCATCAACTCAGCTTATATGAACACTTCCTCCTCATTGTTCATGTCAAAATTCCAGGGAAACATAGCCGACATTCTCACCTCACCTCTCTCCTATTTCGAGATGGTCACCGCTATGGTTTTAGGCGGAATGATAAGAGGGTTGATAGTCGGCGTGATTACTATGCTCACGGGCTTAATGTTAATGGATATAAACATTGAGAATTATTTTTTGGTCGGATTCTTTATGCTCTTTGTAAGCACTATCTTCGCTCAACTCGGATTGATAACCGGGCTTATCGCAGAGAAATTCGAGCATCTCGGAATTTTTCAGACGTATATGATAACACCCCTTGTTTACCTCGGAGGTGTCTTTTATTCTACCAGCATGCTGCCTCCATTCTGGGCAAAAGCATCTCTTTTCAATCCGATTCTTTATATGGTAAACGGATTGAGGTACGGGATGCTCGGAATAGGAGACATTAACCTCAATACGGCGATGATTACCGTTGTAGTTTCAAGCATCGTACTCGGCGCAATAAATTTGTACATGTTTAAGATCGGGTACAAGCTCCGCACATAA
- a CDS encoding protein DA1, with the protein MTNLRFIILAALFLSFFVSSSIALYAQTLTCVQCGNPIRSGSYVMVDGKAFHPEHFLCASCGLAIGNSQFYKDNGNYYHPDHYMQYIAPKCAYCGQPITGEYVEADGKKYHKDHYRQHVALKCSYCGLAITGEYTKTFWGESYHKYHEGHAIKCDYCGRYISDAATRGGIRYNDGRNICGICKATAISDFNVAKHLFDGIKKELRLYGIDIQWDEIGLYLVDRNYIAQLSNENRVIEEQTGFTYHRFETLNGRVINKRFDIYMLKGMPEINFISTAAHELMHVWLYLNTPYEMDKAMSEGSANYASYLVLKNRRADRAKYLIENMNKDRDPIYGDGFRRIKNLVGSVGTQGWLGYLPDNRRMPAGY; encoded by the coding sequence ATGACCAATCTGAGATTCATAATATTAGCGGCGCTCTTCCTGAGTTTTTTTGTTTCGTCTTCTATCGCACTATACGCTCAAACTTTGACTTGTGTGCAGTGCGGAAATCCGATCAGGTCGGGCAGTTATGTGATGGTGGACGGAAAGGCGTTCCACCCGGAGCATTTTCTATGCGCTTCATGCGGCTTAGCTATCGGAAACTCTCAGTTTTACAAAGACAACGGTAACTATTATCATCCGGATCATTACATGCAGTATATTGCTCCGAAGTGCGCATATTGCGGTCAGCCTATTACCGGCGAATATGTCGAAGCGGACGGAAAAAAATATCACAAAGACCATTACCGGCAGCATGTGGCTCTGAAGTGCAGTTACTGCGGTCTTGCAATTACCGGCGAATATACGAAAACGTTCTGGGGCGAGAGCTATCACAAATATCATGAGGGACACGCCATCAAGTGTGATTACTGCGGGCGGTATATCTCGGATGCCGCAACAAGAGGCGGGATTAGATATAATGACGGCAGAAATATATGCGGGATATGCAAGGCGACAGCTATCAGTGATTTCAATGTAGCGAAACACCTGTTTGATGGGATTAAAAAGGAGTTGAGGCTATACGGGATAGATATTCAATGGGACGAGATCGGGCTGTATCTTGTGGACAGGAATTACATCGCACAGCTCTCGAACGAAAACCGGGTCATAGAGGAGCAAACAGGATTTACATATCATAGATTTGAAACGTTGAATGGAAGAGTCATCAACAAGAGATTCGATATTTATATGCTCAAAGGAATGCCGGAAATTAACTTTATCTCGACCGCTGCGCATGAGCTCATGCACGTCTGGCTTTATCTTAACACACCTTATGAGATGGACAAAGCGATGAGCGAGGGAAGCGCAAACTACGCATCCTATCTCGTTTTGAAAAACAGAAGAGCCGACAGAGCGAAGTACCTCATCGAGAACATGAACAAAGACAGAGACCCGATTTACGGTGACGGTTTCAGACGCATTAAGAATTTAGTGGGATCCGTCGGGACGCAGGGATGGCTGGGATATCTACCTGATAACCGGCGAATGCCGGCAGGTTATTAA
- a CDS encoding citrate (Si)-synthase, eukaryotic, protein MSTLKEKLFAKIEPKRTEVTELLREFGDQKIADVTISQAYGGMRGLKCMVWEPSALDPDEGIRFRGCTIQNLRERLPRAPDGEEPLPEGLFYLLLLGEIPSQEEAREVYKEWMNRREVPQHVFDVIDGLPKHTHPMTQFSVGILALQTESVFSKRYHDGLHKEDYWDAQYEDSMNLLGKLPTIAAYIYRRTFKDGVRIHADENLDWAANYAHMMGIESPEYMELMRLYLTIHADHEGGNASAHAAHLVGSTLSDAYYSLSGGMDALAGPLHGLANQEVLIWIQHLQEKLGGGVPSKEQLADYVWETLNDGRVIPGYGHAVLRKTDPRYTAQREFAQRHMPDDELFRIVSLLYEVVPDILREQGKAKNPWPNVDAHSGCLQWFYGVKEYDYYTVMFGVSRALGVLASSIWSRALGLPLERPKSVTTDWIKQHLPTNGTGKKAETA, encoded by the coding sequence ATGTCAACCTTAAAAGAAAAATTATTCGCTAAAATTGAACCCAAACGAACTGAGGTCACAGAACTCCTCAGGGAGTTCGGAGATCAGAAAATCGCCGACGTTACTATATCGCAGGCGTACGGAGGAATGAGAGGGCTTAAATGTATGGTCTGGGAACCTTCAGCGCTTGATCCCGATGAGGGAATCAGATTTCGCGGCTGCACGATCCAAAATTTACGTGAAAGACTCCCGAGAGCCCCCGATGGAGAAGAACCGCTTCCTGAAGGACTTTTCTATTTACTCCTTTTGGGCGAGATCCCGTCTCAAGAAGAAGCCCGCGAGGTTTACAAAGAATGGATGAATCGAAGGGAAGTCCCGCAGCATGTCTTTGACGTCATAGACGGATTGCCGAAACATACTCATCCGATGACTCAATTTTCCGTGGGGATTCTTGCCCTTCAGACAGAATCCGTATTCTCTAAGCGTTATCACGATGGATTGCATAAAGAAGATTACTGGGACGCTCAATATGAAGATTCTATGAACCTGCTCGGCAAGCTTCCTACAATTGCAGCTTATATCTATCGCCGGACGTTCAAGGACGGCGTCAGAATACATGCGGACGAAAATCTCGACTGGGCAGCCAACTACGCTCATATGATGGGCATCGAATCACCGGAATATATGGAACTGATGAGGCTATATCTCACAATCCACGCCGATCATGAGGGAGGTAACGCCTCGGCGCATGCGGCGCATTTAGTAGGCTCTACCCTGTCGGACGCTTATTACAGTCTGTCGGGAGGAATGGACGCTCTTGCGGGTCCTCTCCACGGACTCGCTAACCAGGAAGTTCTTATCTGGATACAGCATTTACAGGAAAAACTCGGCGGCGGCGTTCCTTCCAAAGAGCAATTGGCAGATTACGTCTGGGAAACTTTGAACGACGGCCGGGTAATTCCGGGGTACGGGCACGCCGTATTAAGAAAAACGGATCCGCGATATACGGCACAACGTGAATTCGCCCAGCGACATATGCCCGATGATGAACTGTTCCGGATAGTCAGTTTGCTGTATGAAGTAGTACCGGACATACTTAGAGAACAGGGGAAGGCTAAGAATCCCTGGCCCAACGTCGATGCCCACTCGGGATGCTTGCAGTGGTTTTACGGTGTGAAAGAATATGATTATTACACCGTTATGTTCGGAGTCTCGAGGGCGTTAGGTGTACTCGCATCCTCGATATGGTCGCGGGCGCTGGGATTGCCCCTCGAGCGACCGAAAAGCGTCACGACAGACTGGATAAAACAACACCTGCCCACAAACGGTACAGGGAAGAAAGCCGAGACTGCCTGA
- a CDS encoding NADH-quinone oxidoreductase subunit C: MEVGEVFKTLESNFPDGVKSIDIEGFDPSATIEASSLLEICSFLKSDKKLKFTSLMCLSGVDFEEKMEIVYHLHSLHYNHKVTLKVELPREKPALPSVVSIWIGADWHEREVFDLYGIHFEGHPNLKRILLPDDWEGFPLRKDHVDAEKYRGWTIRKVKEGYE; this comes from the coding sequence ATGGAGGTCGGGGAAGTATTCAAAACGTTAGAGTCAAACTTTCCTGATGGAGTGAAATCCATAGATATTGAAGGATTCGACCCATCGGCAACGATTGAAGCAAGCTCCCTACTGGAGATTTGCTCCTTTTTGAAGTCTGATAAAAAACTCAAGTTCACTTCCTTGATGTGTCTTTCCGGCGTTGATTTTGAAGAAAAGATGGAAATCGTGTATCATCTTCACTCGCTGCACTATAACCACAAAGTAACTCTCAAGGTCGAACTCCCCAGAGAGAAACCTGCGCTTCCTTCGGTCGTTTCTATTTGGATAGGTGCTGACTGGCATGAAAGGGAAGTATTTGACCTTTATGGGATTCATTTCGAGGGTCACCCCAACCTGAAACGGATATTGCTTCCTGACGATTGGGAAGGTTTCCCGCTCAGAAAAGACCACGTAGACGCCGAGAAGTATCGCGGCTGGACCATCCGGAAAGTAAAAGAAGGTTACGAATAA
- a CDS encoding NADH-quinone oxidoreductase subunit D: MPDLKTEEMVVNMGPQHPATHGVLRLEITTDGEIVRKIVPHIGYLHRCFEKHCESLDYHQIIPYVDRCDYLAAMNNEHGYVMAVEKLLDIELPERVEYIRVIMSELNRIASHLVALGTFGMDIGAFTPFLFTFRDRERILDLFEMTSGARLLYNYLWIGGVAHDLPDGFVEKTFDFIDYFMPKLIEYDELLSFNKIFIERTAEVAIIPPDVAIDWGLTGPNLRASGIDWDLRRDEPYSIYDRFDWDVIVGDGRVGVIGDSWARYYVRVLEMAESAKIVKQALESLPSDENVKSAVPKRAKTKEGSVYFRSENPRGELGFYIVSDGTDIPHRLKMRSPAFSNLSAISDVGEGLLISDLVALLGSLDIVLGEIDR, translated from the coding sequence ATGCCTGATTTAAAGACAGAGGAGATGGTTGTAAATATGGGTCCGCAGCACCCCGCGACCCACGGAGTGCTGAGGTTGGAGATCACAACAGACGGAGAGATAGTCAGGAAAATCGTTCCGCATATCGGATATCTCCACCGCTGCTTTGAGAAACACTGCGAAAGTTTGGATTACCATCAGATCATTCCCTATGTGGACAGGTGTGATTACCTGGCTGCCATGAACAACGAGCACGGTTATGTCATGGCGGTGGAAAAACTGCTTGACATCGAACTGCCCGAACGCGTGGAGTACATTCGGGTTATCATGTCGGAACTAAACCGGATCGCCAGTCACTTAGTGGCGCTCGGAACGTTCGGCATGGACATCGGCGCATTTACTCCATTTTTATTTACATTTCGCGATAGAGAAAGGATTCTCGATCTATTCGAGATGACGAGCGGAGCGAGGCTCCTATACAACTATTTATGGATAGGAGGAGTAGCGCACGACCTGCCTGACGGGTTTGTAGAGAAAACTTTCGATTTCATAGATTATTTCATGCCCAAACTCATCGAATACGACGAACTCTTATCATTTAATAAGATATTTATTGAGAGAACCGCCGAAGTAGCTATAATCCCGCCGGACGTGGCTATCGATTGGGGTTTGACCGGACCTAATCTGAGAGCTTCCGGGATCGATTGGGACCTCCGCCGTGACGAGCCGTATTCCATATATGACAGATTCGATTGGGATGTAATAGTCGGCGACGGCCGGGTCGGGGTTATCGGTGATTCGTGGGCGAGATATTACGTCAGAGTGCTGGAGATGGCGGAATCGGCTAAAATAGTCAAGCAAGCGCTTGAGAGTCTCCCGTCTGACGAAAACGTCAAGTCGGCAGTTCCGAAGAGAGCAAAGACGAAAGAGGGTTCGGTATATTTCCGCTCTGAAAATCCGAGAGGGGAATTGGGTTTTTATATCGTCAGTGACGGTACGGATATTCCTCACCGGCTCAAGATGCGTTCTCCGGCTTTCAGTAATTTGAGTGCAATTTCAGATGTAGGAGAAGGACTGTTGATATCAGACCTTGTCGCGCTGCTCGGGAGTTTAGATATCGTGCTCGGTGAGATAGACAGATAG
- a CDS encoding DNA-3-methyladenine glycosylase, giving the protein MTELTGDFFAPDTLEVARNLLGVEIALNGCRGIIVETEAYKTDDASHFKTRRTKGKALAESYGTVYIYLNYGMYHLLNFTTEKDGIGAVLIRAIQPTEGLDMMKQRRKTDNILNLTNGPGKLCQAFDIGPELNEEPVGKSIGLYGREHEPDIGTSNRIGISRATNLKWRFFIKGNKFVSKHKVK; this is encoded by the coding sequence ATGACGGAGTTGACCGGTGATTTTTTTGCCCCTGATACGCTTGAAGTTGCCCGTAATCTCTTAGGCGTCGAGATAGCTTTAAACGGCTGCCGCGGTATCATAGTCGAGACGGAGGCGTATAAAACCGATGACGCATCACATTTCAAAACCCGCCGGACCAAGGGCAAGGCTCTTGCGGAGAGCTACGGGACGGTTTACATATACCTCAACTACGGTATGTATCACCTTCTGAATTTCACAACCGAAAAAGACGGTATAGGGGCGGTACTGATAAGAGCTATTCAACCGACCGAAGGGCTTGATATGATGAAACAAAGGCGGAAAACAGATAACATTCTGAACCTCACCAACGGGCCGGGAAAGCTCTGTCAAGCGTTTGATATCGGGCCTGAGCTGAACGAAGAGCCGGTGGGAAAATCGATCGGTCTCTACGGAAGAGAGCATGAGCCCGATATAGGAACGAGCAACCGAATAGGCATAAGTCGCGCCACAAACCTCAAATGGCGGTTTTTTATTAAAGGTAACAAGTTTGTCAGCAAGCATAAGGTAAAATAA
- a CDS encoding proline dehydrogenase family protein: MSVINIAIANMLPFIPKPVVGYFAKRYIAGDKLEDAIRVISELNDEGFMCTVNILGENIKKIESAVNYLQRYKEILNELTEKKLDSNISIKMTQMGMGLDDKVCLKQMDEIIQLSKKENNFVRIDMEESIYTSKTLEIHSKLAKKHNNVGIVIQAYLRRSESDVSELLKIKAGVRLCKGIYVEPREIAFKDRENIRLNYTRLLKMLLRGGRYVGIATHDERLVYEAYDIINEMGLGKEEYEFQMIYGVNKEMGKKILADGHRLRIYVPYGEEWLAYSIRRLKENPDIAGHIIKNILSFNNRGS, from the coding sequence ATGAGCGTTATTAATATTGCAATAGCTAACATGCTTCCCTTCATTCCAAAACCGGTGGTAGGCTATTTTGCAAAGAGGTACATCGCGGGCGATAAGTTAGAAGATGCCATCCGCGTGATTTCCGAATTGAACGATGAGGGATTCATGTGTACCGTCAACATCCTCGGAGAAAATATTAAAAAGATAGAAAGCGCCGTAAATTATCTCCAGAGATACAAAGAAATCTTAAACGAGCTGACCGAGAAAAAACTCGACTCGAATATCTCGATTAAAATGACGCAGATGGGCATGGGTTTGGACGATAAGGTCTGCCTGAAGCAGATGGACGAAATCATTCAGCTCTCTAAAAAAGAAAATAATTTCGTTCGTATAGATATGGAAGAATCTATTTATACGAGCAAAACCCTTGAAATTCACTCCAAGCTGGCTAAAAAACATAATAATGTCGGAATAGTTATTCAGGCTTACCTCCGTCGAAGCGAATCGGACGTCTCTGAACTTCTGAAAATTAAAGCCGGTGTGAGGCTTTGTAAGGGTATTTACGTCGAGCCGAGAGAGATCGCATTCAAGGACAGAGAAAATATCAGGCTGAATTATACCCGACTGCTTAAGATGTTGCTCAGGGGAGGTCGTTACGTCGGAATTGCAACTCATGACGAACGGCTCGTTTACGAAGCTTACGACATTATCAATGAAATGGGGCTCGGCAAAGAAGAGTATGAATTTCAAATGATCTACGGCGTGAACAAGGAGATGGGGAAGAAGATATTAGCGGACGGACACCGGTTGAGAATTTACGTGCCTTACGGTGAAGAATGGCTCGCATATTCCATCCGCAGATTAAAAGAAAACCCGGATATAGCCGGGCATATAATAAAAAATATCCTCTCTTTCAATAACCGCGGCTCTTAA
- a CDS encoding SDR family oxidoreductase, whose protein sequence is MELKGKTVLITGTKRVGQVVAKNLAKSGANIAAHYNTSLEAAESLVEGLRSDGANAISVKADISQSSEVNNMVEKVVEEFGSLDVLVTMASYFKPIPYDEISEEDWELQMSIDLKGTWLCVKAASKVMLKQGGGKIITFGDWAAKRPYKNFLPYFVAKGGIMTMTKVLAVELAPTIQVNCILPGPVLLPDGYSEEKTKKIADATLVKRIGSPDDIAATVKFLIEGSDFITGALIPVEGGRLLA, encoded by the coding sequence TTGGAACTAAAAGGAAAAACGGTTCTCATAACCGGCACTAAGAGAGTCGGCCAGGTAGTCGCGAAGAATCTCGCTAAAAGCGGAGCGAACATTGCAGCTCACTATAACACGTCTTTGGAGGCGGCTGAGTCACTCGTTGAGGGACTCCGCTCAGATGGCGCTAATGCTATTTCGGTAAAAGCGGATATTTCACAATCGTCTGAAGTAAATAATATGGTAGAAAAGGTTGTTGAGGAATTTGGCTCTCTCGACGTGCTTGTAACGATGGCATCGTATTTCAAACCTATCCCTTACGATGAGATCTCCGAAGAGGATTGGGAATTACAGATGTCGATCGATCTCAAAGGCACGTGGCTCTGCGTCAAAGCCGCCTCAAAGGTTATGCTGAAACAAGGTGGAGGAAAAATAATCACATTCGGCGATTGGGCTGCTAAACGCCCGTATAAGAATTTCCTCCCTTATTTTGTGGCAAAAGGGGGCATTATGACGATGACGAAAGTCCTCGCCGTTGAGCTGGCTCCCACTATACAGGTTAACTGCATCTTGCCCGGTCCTGTCCTGCTGCCCGACGGCTACTCGGAAGAAAAAACCAAAAAAATAGCCGACGCTACGCTCGTTAAACGTATCGGTTCTCCCGATGATATAGCGGCGACCGTAAAATTTCTCATTGAGGGCTCAGATTTCATCACCGGTGCCCTCATTCCCGTCGAAGGGGGGCGGCTGCTTGCATGA
- a CDS encoding NADH-quinone oxidoreductase subunit B: MSIIENKFRDNVIITSADKFMNWARLSSLWPITFGIACCAIEMMATAASRYDQDRLGVLPRPSPRQSDLMIVAGTVTFKMASRIKRLYEQMPDPKYVIAMGCCATSGGPYWKHGYHVMKGVDQVVPVDVYVPGCPPRPESLLEGFIKLQEKIRRESIATTQAA; this comes from the coding sequence TTGAGTATCATCGAAAATAAGTTTCGCGATAACGTCATAATCACGAGTGCGGACAAATTTATGAACTGGGCGAGGTTGTCATCGCTTTGGCCTATCACGTTCGGAATCGCCTGTTGTGCGATAGAAATGATGGCGACGGCGGCTTCGCGTTATGACCAGGACAGATTGGGGGTTCTGCCGAGACCCTCTCCGCGACAGTCCGATTTGATGATAGTCGCCGGGACGGTAACATTCAAAATGGCAAGCAGGATCAAACGGCTTTACGAACAGATGCCCGACCCGAAATATGTGATCGCTATGGGTTGTTGTGCCACATCGGGAGGTCCTTATTGGAAGCATGGTTATCACGTTATGAAAGGAGTAGATCAGGTCGTTCCTGTGGACGTTTACGTTCCCGGCTGTCCTCCGAGACCGGAGTCTTTGCTTGAAGGTTTCATCAAGCTTCAGGAAAAGATAAGACGCGAATCTATCGCCACGACTCAAGCTGCCTGA